DNA from Toxoplasma gondii ME49 chromosome X, whole genome shotgun sequence:
AGACGCAGCAAACTGAAAGGAGAACTAGATTCTGGAAAGAAATCTTTCCAGAAGACAAATTAGGCCGCCTGGAGCTGTGCCGGCAATCGGCGCGCCCGACGCCGAGTCGCATTTCTGCGTCCATGAATAGCACAGCTTCTTTTCAAACGTTTCTAATAGAATGCCATGCGTAGGTTACATTGTGGTCTTTCCTGGTCGGCTTCCAGCCCCTTTGCGGCGGTTATCAccacagaggagacagaagggacgCTCGAATTACAACTTTGCCGACCAGTTCGCCAAGACAGGCTCTCTTCATTagtcttttcttccccttgGTGTTTTTAGTTCACGTTGCTTTCCACAGCGTCAGACGGCGGTATGACGGTGGGTTCCCACCTCGCGTTTACGTTCCCTCAAGAGAGTCGGCAGCAGGGTTAGACAAACAGAGCAGGCAAGAAGGATGGAAGCAAGAGGCAGACGCAAATGAAACCGGTAAACTCCTCTTAAAAAGCAGCCTTATAGGACTGAAGAGGCATCACCAACTTCCAGAAAAGGGCCGACCGTTTCAAACGCACAACACAGAGCTCCCTCTTCAAATCCTTGCGGCTGTGCTGCCGAGGCGTGCGCGGTAGTTGGGGGCGAAAACAGCATAAAAACAGATGAACAAGATGCGTCAAAAAACGGGCTAAGAGGTCAGGTCCTTGCAAAACAAATTTGCCACAATGTCCGGAAAAGAAGGCCCGTTACTTTGAAAACAGAAACGTGAATCGTTCACGTTCCGACATACGAGCCCATACACGTGAGAACCGGCGACGGCTCACTAAAGGCTGTGACCTTGACGATTCCCCGGAACAGCGAAGTAAATCTTCTCACTTTCGAGCAATTCCGTGTTGCCTTCGTTAAACGAAGAACAAGATTCCGCGGCCTTGCACTAAAGCAGATGCCTCAGTCAACGGTCTATGCACGAGTCTCcaactgcagagacacagaatgTGCCAACCGCGCTCAAGGAGCTCTCGTATTTGTTTCGAGGCTGGAACATTGccgaacgcgagagacaagaaggaatCCTACAAAGGATTAAAATTTTGACAGGATGAAAAGGTACACTCTTGAATATACTGTGAGGGTTTCGTGGCAACCGCCTGTCAGCCAACTAGCTTGCGCTGTGTGAAGGCACAGCCCTCGACAAATCCGCCGAGCGAAGTTTACGCAAGTCCAGTACTCATCTCCTACCGTAGACAAGAACGCGTTTACATGCCTCAAACTCGTTTGGGGTCAACCCTTCGGCAAAGGAGTCGGAAGAACACACTCGCGAGTGATATAGCCCCGCTCCTACAAGGGATTCAGCAAGCCAGCGAGGCCCAGAGTCGCTAGTTCGCGCAAGACAAGCTGACGCTGAATTTTCTTTGGAACGATTGAGGAGAAGGCCAACATATCAGGGTCAAAAATCCCAGTGCATTTCCACACATTCAAGGGTTCCATGACGCTGGCACAGAAGGAAATCAAAGCGTGTGGTTCCCGTGCCACGACGCGTTTACTGTCTTGTATCTTCGGCCCAGGGCCTCAGATGTTTTAAGCCAGCGACAACACCGACTTCTGCCATTCCAACACAGACACTTGTTGAAAAGGCAACACTCGTCAGCAGAGTCGTTTAGGTGCCAAGAGAGGTCTTGTTTTCCCAGGATGTCTTACAGGAAGGGTTTCTCTTGTTTAGACATTCGAGGAAGGAACAGCCGGCCCCCCCATTAAGACTCCCAGGGAATCGTTTGGAGGTCGCCTTGAGAAACGGCATGTGGAACCGTATTCGCGCTGCTTTCTCAAGTTTGTACAACTTCTTTCCGACAGCTTCCTCTCAGGATGGTGTTTCAGAAGATATTATGACAGAAAATACTGCGAAACCACGACGACGTTGTTTTTCCGTGGGAAGGAGCTCAGCTGTCGAGGGACATCGAAACCCACATGGCACCAGTGTCAGTGCTTATTGAAAGAAGATTCTAGAAGGTATCGTAAATCAGAGATTACTGTGTCGTTCCTACCCTCACTCGAAATGAGTACCGGAGATCGGGGACGATGAACTCAGTGTGACTCCCAGTAGCCTCAAGAAATGCCAAGAAAGCAAGCTGCTTTGAATGCTTGAAATATCGTTTACCCGGCCACTGTACATGGCACATATTAGCGGAATCTGATCATTTGGTGCAGGTTGTTGAAACTCAATTTGAGGAGAGCTGCCTTCCACAGCAGATCGTGGGGGACCGGAGTTTCCGCATTTGTTCATGGAGATGACAGCGGTGACGCTAGGAATCATTCGACTGGGTTCGCTCGTTGTATGGTAAACTAATAGTACGAACAAAAGGAACAGCTTCCAGTGAAGGCCGTTTCTCGTGGCTGCCACGCGTTACACAACTACATGGTATAATAATGTCTCTGGGAAGTACAACACTGTCGTTTGGCTGCATGGTTGCATTCCATAGAACATGGATAGCGTTGTCTCCTCACCTTTGCGGAAAGCTGCTGAGTTCCCTCGCGGAATCGCTTTGAtttccttgtttttcctgAACCGCTGCCACTTTCAGAGCTGAATAGGGAAACTACACTTGTAAGTAGCGTGGGCGCATTGAGTTTTTCCGTCTGTGCACAAAATCACTGTCAGAGCCTGATAAAAAAGCGTCGCGGAAAACAGACGTAATTAAACCTTCCATGCCTTCAAGCCGCTTTCGCGCCGAGGCACTGCGAACAATGAGGCAGCAGCTAGGCACGATGCCCTCTTTCCAGCTGCTGCCcacctctttctttttcatcAGTGGTGGACATTACAAGTATCCTCACTTCTATCATTCACTTCCGTCTGAAAAATGTGACGCTTTTCGGCATCGCTGCCACCGAGGAACCTCTCGCCGCCAGCCACACACATCGTCGCAAGCATGTCAACCATCATGTTTTCGTCTAACATGTTATTTTCGAAAAGCAGCCGGCACTTTTCAAGGACCAGTTCCCCTTCTCCTACTCTTTCTCGTCAGAAAATGAACTTAAGCAGGCTGAGCGGATGTTTCGCGGAATTACCTTGATCACGTTTCGTACGccgcctgcctctcctttctaCTGCTTCGATTGATCGCAGTGACTCATGCATTTGCCAGCACTCTTACCAAAATGGAAATGCTGGAGAGCCGTGATGTGGTAAGACACTAAGctgacagaagaaggaacggtGGAGACGAGACCGATGCGAAGGTTTGGCAACTTTGCTTTTGTTTATGAATTACTACCACTTAATATCCTGCTCGCCTTCAATGAACTGATGAAGAGTTGAGCAATACGTTCGGGTTCCTCACCAATACACGAAGCAGACTTTCTGTGCTGACTAAGCACCAATTTTTTCACCAgcctcctcgtttctttcaaGCATCTTGGGGGTCCAGCCGTGGCAACCGCCAAGTCTATACCTATATCGTGACGGTGAGACTGGTTTCTCGCTCGGCCCATGATAACGATATTTTGGCATCTTCTCTTCATACGATACGCCTCTCGCATGTCTCCTCATGAGCGGGGGAAACGAAATTTGCGCATGCCTTCAGGATCGAAGCCATTGTCACCCTAGTTTCGACGCTCAAATggtctgtcttttcttgaGCAGTATGGTGAAGCTTCACAGGTATACACAAGCCTTTTTGGACTCCACTCCCCTGTCTTCCAATCATGTACTTTTTTTCATTCATGTTGTAGATCCCTCGAACCGACTTTCTCGCAGGCAGGTTTTTCAAATAACCGCTTGACACCACTTTGCCTAATGCAGTCAACATGACAGTCATGAAGAGCAAGACATAGATGCGACAAGCAATGGCATTCAAGATCTCAACCAGTAGCCCAACTCGACCGATTTACACATTTTGTGGGCTTCTCAGGAAGCTTGAAACACTTGCGTAGAAGCCGGTGTGTAACCCTGCCGAGGTATGGCGCAGAACCGTGTAGAGGTGTAGTTGCAGAATGTCTAGCCACCGACTTTTCGTATAAGGTGTGCGCGTCTCCTGCTGACCGGCGCTGTTCTCGATCAGGCCACCGAACCAACCTCCGTCCCTGGGAATTGTTGAGATCGCGGGTATTTTTTCCGTCAAAGAGACAGTACTTTTGCAAAGAAGCATTCTCCAATCTGTGCTCCTGAGCTCTTCGGTCGGAGAAGCAGTTCACTAGCATTGCTGTtgcgtttcgcctcctcgcgttGTCGCGACAGGGTTAGGAAACGCTCTCACCGTCCATATCGTGTAACTGAGAAATCCGCTGCGCACAGCCTCCTCGCGAAAGAGACCAAAGTTCGCGCGCGAAAGGCTTTGCTTTTGGTTGCAGAAATGAGAGGACGGAGCTTTTTTTCCCGAAGACAGTGCTGCCTCTACACTCTTACCACGGTATCTCTCAAGACCTGGCTCAATCTGTCGGGTTTGTTGGCCCGCGGATCGGTGGCTTCCTGGGATTGTGGCTGCACCTGAAGGTTTGTGACTGGCTGATTTTCCCGTCGTAATCCGTCACACACCTCatttcgttctttctctccgtgtgTCTGTCATGGCTGGCGAAGATTCCGCCAGCTCGTCTGGGTCACCCCCGGACTCTTCCAGTCCTGCTACGAAGGCAGAACATGCAGAAGCGGGACCCAACGCTACGCAGGCACCGTCCCGGTCGCCAAAACTCACCCGAGCGACGCTACTATCTATTCCTGCTGTTCCAATTCTGGTTTTAGTTGCCGCGATTTGGCTCGCGTACGTAAACCACGTCGCGCTTCCCGCCCCAGCCCCTTCGTCGGTTCTGCCGTCCGAGTTTTCCGAAGGCAGAGTGCGATCCTTTCTGAATGCGTTCacctcgggtgtacgtacactcggCAGCTGCAATAACGAGCTGTTCGCTCCGCTGCTGATGCTGCGGTACATCAAAGAAGAAATTCTGGGCTTCGGTTCTACGTCGGATGATGCCAAGAGCCACGAACGAGAGGCTTTTTCCACCGGGACGGCTCCGAATCCTGAGGCCGGCAGAAATTCCTCCACCTCTTCTGCCGTCAAACCTGTCGTCCTCCACGTTTTCCCGTATTACCTTCAGGCCACATACGGTCCTCCTGCGTCCTTTCCAGCCTTCTCCGCAAACAGGAAACCGCCGTCGCACGCAGAAGGTGCGCCTCCACGGGTGTATCCGCCAGCGCTTGTCTCGTCCCTCACTCTTTGCTCCGTTACGCTCGAGGCGGCTGCGCCAGAGTCCTCCGACCGCGAAACGATCTCAGCCGAACTGATCGCGCGCCTGTCCGCTCTCGAGGTTCCGCTGTGCTCGTCCCAAGCGGAATCCCGTCGCGTGTGCGAAGGCGCGAGCGGGTCGACCGAATCGGACCAAAAAGTGCCGGGGGAACATCGAAATCGTAATGGCGTGCCCGTCGCCACAGTTGACGCAGAGGCCCTGCATCTGGAGGATCGAGCGTCACCAGCTTCGCTCCGTGCGTTTGTTGAGACAGCCGTCGACGCGTACGACGAGGCAATCCAGACGAGGCTGTCTGCGTTCTTCCAAAGTGATTCGGCAACTCCTTCAGACCTTGAGAGAGTCCGAGGAGCTCTGTACCCGCCGTCGACGGTGCCTGGCCCTGTTTCCTTGCCTCCTGATGGGTCCGCAGCCTCCTCCAGTGTATGGTGGCCAGGTACGATGCACCTCCGGCGCCGCTGCTTCAAAATCATGCGCTACCTGGTAGCGTCTGCTGAGGCAGCAAATATTCTGAGAGCAGGGAGACAGGAACCGATGTACGAGGAGGCACTGAAGAGCCTCCTCGTCGTTGACGTCTCCTCCAGCTCCGCGTTCACGGGAGGGAATTTCAACTGGAGAGACGGCCGACACGCGCTGTACTCGGGCCTGTACAACCTCGCACTCCGCATTCAACCCTTGGGCGTCATGGAAGCCGAAAGAAATCGAGAGCAAAGtgctctcctgctctctgccCACTCAGACAGCGCCAGTGGATCTCCGGGCGGGAGCGACGACGCGGCAATGGTCGCGACGATCTTTGAAGTTGCCAGAAACGTGGTGTACAGCCACCTCGGGactgcggagaagacgctCAAGCGGAGTGCGAGGCCGGAAAGGGCCAccgaaaagacagagaaagcagaaggaagcgaacagAAACTGTGGAAACTCGAGGCTCCCTTGCTTATTGACATCAATGGTTAGTATGAGGAAAACACGAAGATTGAGCCGATCAGGCGGGGGGAGggcacgaagaagaaatgaggGACAGAGAATGAAGCAGGGGAAGATCGAAAGGACAGCGGGCTTTGACTCGTGTCTCCCACGTCTCACTCCACATAGCGACCCTTGTGCTTTCTTGCCATCCCCTTTTAGTCCGTCGCGTGCAGAGACACTCTGGCTTTCGCGAGTCCGTTCGTTCTGAGGGCGATTGCGGGCACACTGCCTCTAGCTGGAAGGCCGGCGCAGTCGTGTTCCCACAACTGGAAATTCGTTACTGTGTTTTCTGCCCTTGTCTTTCCGGAGATGTTTTTCTGCTCTGTTCTTGCTGGAAGTTGCCATTGTTCTCTTTTGCTCGTGTTTTTTGGGattctctttgttcttttctgtcctcgtctttcttgttctcttaGGGGCGGAGGAAATCGGCCTGTTGGGGGCTCATGGCTTTGCCACACTTCATCCTTTTGCCCGTCAGATCGCCTACGCTGTCAACTTGGAGTCTGCTGGTCGTGGCGGCAAAGAGACTCTTGTTCAGGTGCGATTTTCTACCGTTTGGTCAGAGAAGGTGTCCGCTCCCATGGTCTGGATATAGGGTCTCCATTCTCCTCGTTCGCAGTGTTTTTTCATCTCTCCCCCGGCGGTTTCGCGTATTCCGTTTTCGCATTTTCATTCAGAGTGTCCTGCGACACTCTGAGCGCGGTCTTCCTTTCCTCAGAGAACACacgtctcctctgctcctACAGGCTGTGCCCGATTGGTGTACTCGACGCAGCTCTGTGTTGATCCATATTCAGGTGGTTGCGTGCTTCGAAAGGTCTTCATGGAGGGGTTTCTGTGTATGCCGCTCATTCTCCGACTGACTACCGACAGGTCAACGCGTAAAGTGTACCGCCCAGAAACAAACTGTAAATAATCCTGCGGCTGCGAGTATACGCCCGTGCATGCGAACATGCTTGCACCCGTGCGGGTCGATGACGCGGGGGAGGGGTATGGATTTGCATTTGCAGCGGGTGCGTTTGTGTCTCATTTTTGCAGACAACTGGTCCTCACGGAACGCGCCTGGTCGCACACTACAAATccgtttccgtctctcctcatgCATCCTCTCTCGCCATGGATGTCGGCGACATGGGACTCTTCCCCGGCGAGACAGACATGCGGTACGACAAAGTCTTGAGATCTCCACCCCAGCTCCGTGTGCATACTTGTGCATATTTGAGTATCTTCTTACATGTCTGTGTAAGTATGCatttatgtgtatacatatacttGTTCTTGTATGCTGGTACATCTATGCGTATTTATGTGTATTATGCTTACATTTCTGTATCTGTCAGGGGAGCGTAGAGAGATGCGTTGCAAAACCTTTTTCAGGTCTCCACGTGCGGTTTGTGAATGAAAGTTCGAGACCAACTGACGTACTTGTGTTCACAGTGAAATGCACAGAATTTCAAGCAGATTTTCGAGCTGAGTTGCCGTGCGCAGTTATCAGAAGAAATGAGTAGTGAGGAGGTCGTCCTTTTCGGTTGCGTCCCGCCTTTCGAGCTCGTGAATTGTCTTTTGCAGTTAGCGTTGGGTTGTTTTCTGGTTTGCTCAcagtttcctgtttcctctctgcaacTTCTTGCTGGGGTCCGAGCACTTTTTGTGTCTCTACCAGGTGTGTGTTGCGctcctgttcttcgtcttcatcgcTTCTTCgatctgtttttcttccgtcCGTCTTCAGTTTATTCCAGTTttgttccgtctctctcctgtcttaCAAGTACTCTCTGCTCCCTCTTTGCTCTCGTTTTCGATCCATGTCTGTCCTATCTATTCATATGTCCGTATTTGGCCGCACTCGCAGTTTCATCTCATCTGTTGTGCCTCTTTCGgcgttcctttctcgttgTCAGAGTGTGGCGAGATGTGTTGCATGTGAAGGGCGGCATTGAGTTTGCGTGGACGACCGGCGGCTTCTTTTACCATACGAAGTTCGACAACGTCCACCGCATGCGGCCGGGGGCGATTCAGCGCGTGGGAGAGCttgtgctgtctctctcccgcgttttGACGACTGACCTGGCAGCTGAGCGGGCGCGACAAGCAGCGTTGGAGAAGGCGCGGGGGCAGAAAggcgacacacacagagggagaaaagggaggaaatCGTCGTCCGGCGCGCgaggcggaagcgaagacgaagtcCCTGCTGTTCTGGGAAAACCGGACAGCTACACGATGCCAGGCAACGCTCTCTCAGGCGGCAGCGTTTCGAGTGAGAAGACGCGGGAAAGCCGGGCAGGGACGCTTTGGGAAAAACTTCCGGAGACGTCCTGGCCGCGTTCCTCGTCGTTTTTCGCTGATGTGTTGGgacgttttcttttcgtctgtccGCTGCGGTTCTTcgagctgcttctcctcgcggctctcgttctgctgcgcatgcagatccgCCTCGAGGCCGACGTCCTCGGCCTTACGTTTTCCCTCCCACTTGTCCTGCTTGCCGTTGGCTcactccttctctccctcgttgcGCCCCTCGTCATCACGGCGCTCGCCTCGcagcttctcgcctttctgtctcttccgctcCTCACCTTTTGGGATTGGCGAGTCGGGACGCCTCTCTTCGGGGCCGTAGgcttcgccgccttc
Protein-coding regions in this window:
- a CDS encoding peptidase, M28 family protein (encoded by transcript TGME49_225850~Predicted trans-membrane domain (TMHMM2.0):44-67:778-801:820-843:862-885:905-925:928-951:995-1018:1043-1066:1092-1115); this translates as MAGEDSASSSGSPPDSSSPATKAEHAEAGPNATQAPSRSPKLTRATLLSIPAVPILVLVAAIWLAYVNHVALPAPAPSSVLPSEFSEGRVRSFLNAFTSGVRTLGSCNNELFAPLLMLRYIKEEILGFGSTSDDAKSHEREAFSTGTAPNPEAGRNSSTSSAVKPVVLHVFPYYLQATYGPPASFPAFSANRKPPSHAEGAPPRVYPPALVSSLTLCSVTLEAAAPESSDRETISAELIARLSALEVPLCSSQAESRRVCEGASGSTESDQKVPGEHRNRNGVPVATVDAEALHLEDRASPASLRAFVETAVDAYDEAIQTRLSAFFQSDSATPSDLERVRGALYPPSTVPGPVSLPPDGSAASSSVWWPGTMHLRRRCFKIMRYLVASAEAANILRAGRQEPMYEEALKSLLVVDVSSSSAFTGGNFNWRDGRHALYSGLYNLALRIQPLGVMEAERNREQSALLLSAHSDSASGSPGGSDDAAMVATIFEVARNVVYSHLGTAEKTLKRSARPERATEKTEKAEGSEQKLWKLEAPLLIDINGAEEIGLLGAHGFATLHPFARQIAYAVNLESAGRGGKETLVQTTGPHGTRLVAHYKSVSVSPHASSLAMDVGDMGLFPGETDMRVWRDVLHVKGGIEFAWTTGGFFYHTKFDNVHRMRPGAIQRVGELVLSLSRVLTTDLAAERARQAALEKARGQKGDTHRGRKGRKSSSGARGGSEDEVPAVLGKPDSYTMPGNALSGGSVSSEKTRESRAGTLWEKLPETSWPRSSSFFADVLGRFLFVCPLRFFELLLLAALVLLRMQIRLEADVLGLTFSLPLVLLAVGSLLLSLVAPLVITALASQLLAFLSLPLLTFWDWRVGTPLFGAVGFAAFFLAWHQLLFHRLFKRFPARRHPFKAEQAALHGTLGVSLLLLAVLRYTGARAAFVPLVFVLLISGTRCSVLALMGSSRRSVTASRREEEAPRRSDASGTEKAQTGGRSKKPRETGPGEKALILSVAHSAVLVLPTVAISQVILDLAETIAAVLGRVHSVWGLGDSFGFTVTVFPLLFLFPLLVAPPLFFALHHAHSREAVSVPSSRELAKRRRSRQSVLSLWMVLVAVGVALAAFGVVFLHTNAPEETLREALQYAPPGVRPPESLSRTPYRNLWQNARVYLGQVVSTFLPAGGEDQLFPFSKETPLRLEVRLFSRKRVRGFNRQMEVANSENSSEEVGILLRGVSPSGNVLDPTSRATSRILEAVHGALSAALAVGEETGEKEGGTGEKDLSLGMVKEVKFVHFEGMSPKETQQVMLRFPQIPVAQNKGHAIAMLLSSEKAKGDKETTTLASPQLLLPPHAGHSQTSGKGPTVSSPIFLHRTTAYFSSHYDASADVTQCHIRIGGASLFSLLLPASPIVGWSLDKTMNLERSKSCDCVVLTVFAPHPPVLAEFSLTLKGRSGLTFSSTSSLMDPLEPIARCRESSLFEVTASLGAFSSSTVPCEEHRKAFATARRHRRKVGKGSSGGEKNERLPHVLFWEELENRLPEYVAGTYYAAEHIQWEVPPPPFEGRFTGGGRE